TCGTAGTTGACGCCGTGGACATGTCATACACGCTCAAGATAGCGGGATACTCGAGAACCAAGGCGCTGCTCGAGACCGGCAAGTGGGCAACATCTACTCCTTTTCGCGGAGTGAAATGCAAAGAACCACCACATTTCAAGTTCATATCCAGATTTGCTACCACATTCTTTGGGCGTCCCAAAAATCTATCAGTTTTCCTGCTAATTTTCTCAATAAACACTGATGACCAATTTGGGATGATTTAATCCAATTTCTGACAGCCCAAACCAACTGTAAACGCTGACATGGCACAAAATTGTTAACTATGTTTGTTGCTTGTTAGTTTAGACGGAGGGCCCATCCGTCAGCCATCCAATTTTCCAGCCGCCACACTAAGCTAGCAGCCCACCTACCTCTTAACCCTAACCCTGACCAGATCGCACAACCATCAGGGAGACCGCCACACGAGCGCTCAAGGGCGGCGCGCCGCCGCGAACCCTCCTCCCGCCAGCCTCCGGCGACGCCACTGGAGAGAGCCGCCCCCCGAGCCTCTACACCTCCTCCTGCTCCTTCCCAGCCTCCCTCGCGATACCTTCAGCCGCCTTGAGATCATGCGTGCTCACGGACATGGCGCTTTGCCGTCTCGCCTCACCGCGCCGGTGGCCAGTGGCCCTCCTCCGACTATCTATCATGTTCCTTCCGGCCTCTTCTCTGCCTAGCTCCGCGTGGCCATGCTCATCCATACCCGCGCGCCCGCGGCGCTCATGGTAGCAGCCATATCGGCCGGCCGGAACGGACGACACCATGTGCGGGGATCCTGAGCTGCTGGGCGTGCGGCGGCGAGGTCCTAGGTGGGAGGAAGTGCCCGGCTGGGAGCAGCACGGCGCCATGTCTGATTTTGCATTCAACGCGAACCGTCAACACAAACAGTGTCATGTGGACCCGATAGCGGGCCCAGGCTGTCAGGAATTGAATTAAATCGGTCATCAGTGTTTATTGAGAAAATTAGCAAGGAAACTAGTAGATTTTTGGGGCGCCCAAGAAATGTGGTAGCAAATCCGGATATGAACTTGAAATGTGGTGGTTTTTGGCATTTCACTCCCTTTTCGCATTGGAGGCCATGTTTGGACCGTGCGTTATTGCCCAAACGATGATGCCGATTTCATGTCTATTTACCTGGTTCTTGATTCTGAGGGTGCCAATAAGGATGTCAAGGTGAGACGCAAGTTCAGTGTGCTCGACAAGGCCGGGGTGCCAGTGCCTTCTCTAAGCCGTGCCTACAAGTCCGTACAGACCTTCAGGCCAAAAGCTTCCACCTCGGGCTACAGCAAATTTATCAGCAAGGCGGATTTGGAGGGGTCGCCGCATGTCATAGACGATTGTTTCACCATCAGATGCGATGTCACCGTCTTGAAGGAGATCCGTTGCGAGGAAATTACAAAGCTTAAACGACAGTTTGTAGTGGTTCCTCCTAGCAATATGTGCCGGGACCTCGGCGGTCTCCTCGAGAGCATGGATGGAGCAGACGTCACCTTTCACGTCGGCGGGCAGAAATTTTCAGCGCATAGGTCCGTGCTCGCTGCTCGGTCCTCCGTCTTCAAGGCGGAGCTATTCGGCTCCATGATGGAGAATGGCGGTGATCCGGTTGAGATCGGCGATATGGAGAGCGACGTGTTCAAGTCATTGCTGCATTTCATATACACTGACGACTCACCGCCTGAGATGACCCGTGAAGACGTGGTGATGGCTGGCCATTTACTCGTTGCGGCTGACAGGTACGATGTTGAGAGGTTGAAACTGATATGCGAGGACAAGTTGTGCACACACATTGACTCCGACAACATGGCGACTAGCTTAGCTTTAGCTGAACAACATAGTTGCCCTGGACTAAAGGAAGACTGCTTTGAGTTCCTTGCCTCTCCTTCCAATTTTTAGGCTATGGTGGCAAGTGATGGTTATGAGCATCTGAAGAGCAGTTGCCCGTCCGTTCTCAAGGAGCTGATTGCTAGATTCTTACCCGCTGAGCTAAAAGCGGCCAAGGATATCATCATGAAATTCTTAGTACCCCACAGCGTGTGAATATGTAATCTAAATTCGGTAATTCAGTTTTTACTAGTCCTTGATGTATGGCTGAATGTTCGCATGTCCAAATCGATATCTTAGTTATGTAACTTTAGACGAGCTTCGGAAACAGAAGTAGCTTAATGAGCAATAGAATATTAAACAGTAGTTCTTCTGATGTTTTAGTTAGTCTCTATGGACTGCTAAAGATGGATGTCATGCCAATCTTGCATGTTGGAGCCTTGTTAATTTAGATTTAGAATTCAGATAGTGGCTGTTCTGCATAGGCACTGAAAATACTAATGTTGTTGGACACCTTTGATCATGCCAACACTACTGGAATTTTCACGTACGCCGGGTGTCATGCTCTTCGCCGAGTGCTAAAACACGGACACTCGGCAAAGAAAACAACGCCGAGAGTCACTCTCGGCAAACCTAACTTCACGGCAAACTGCCTTCTTTGCTGTCACTGCCTCACGACAAAGAGGCA
This sequence is a window from Aegilops tauschii subsp. strangulata cultivar AL8/78 chromosome 7, Aet v6.0, whole genome shotgun sequence. Protein-coding genes within it:
- the LOC109768764 gene encoding BTB/POZ and MATH domain-containing protein 1-like gives rise to the protein MEGFLVDAVDMSYTLKIAGYSRTKALLETGKWATSTPFRIGGHVWTVRYCPNDDADFMSIYLVLDSEGANKDVKVRRKFSVLDKAGVPVPSLSRAYKSVQTFRPKASTSGYSNNMCRDLGGLLESMDGADVTFHVGGQKFSAHRSVLAARSSVFKAELFGSMMENGGDPVEIGDMESDVFKSLLHFIYTDDSPPEMTREDVVMAGHLLVAADRYDVERLKLICEDKLCTHIDSDNMATSLALAEQHSCPGLKEDCFEFLASPSNF